One genomic region from Natrinema caseinilyticum encodes:
- a CDS encoding CinA family protein — protein sequence MNDDIDRDLPMTVGDALRDAEETLSVAESCTGGLIGAAITAVPGASDYFDTGVTSYAYDAKRRHLGVSRESLDEHGAVSEPVAREMAQGIRDVTNVTWGVSTTGVAGPSGGSDETPVGTVYIGVSYAAPWGSEASYSTVSRYVFDGDRADVRAKTVDQALADLLAELEAR from the coding sequence ATGAACGACGACATCGACCGCGACCTGCCGATGACGGTCGGCGACGCCCTGCGCGATGCCGAGGAGACCCTGTCAGTCGCTGAATCCTGTACCGGTGGCCTGATCGGTGCTGCCATCACCGCGGTGCCAGGCGCGAGCGACTACTTCGACACCGGGGTGACGAGCTACGCCTACGACGCCAAGCGACGACACCTCGGCGTCAGTCGCGAATCGCTCGACGAACACGGTGCCGTCTCGGAACCCGTGGCTCGGGAGATGGCACAGGGGATTCGGGACGTCACGAACGTAACGTGGGGCGTCTCGACGACGGGGGTCGCCGGACCGAGCGGCGGGAGCGACGAAACCCCCGTCGGGACCGTCTACATCGGGGTGTCGTACGCGGCCCCCTGGGGAAGCGAAGCGTCGTATTCGACCGTCTCACGGTACGTCTTCGACGGTGACCGCGCGGACGTCCGCGCGAAAACCGTCGATCAGGCGCTCGCGGACCTCCTCGCGGAACTCGAGGCGCGCTGA
- a CDS encoding ArsA family ATPase, whose product MSGIDVEPVDAEDEAATETNGGAERIEVTPTDSVDQEGTGRRETIDVQPSEEPIDGPDYVLYGGKGGVGKTTMAAATALDSARGGTRTLVVSTDPAHSLSDTFETDVPARPDRIRDDIPLFAAEIDPDAALEEGQAAFLGGSAGESADGPLDGDAADAPLGGLGELLGDESPMDALFGGAMPGADEAAAMQLLLEYMDDERFERVIVDTAPTGHTLRLLQLPEIMDTMMGRLVQFRQRISGMIDGVKGMFGGAEVPEDGGDVADLQELRERIERLRAALRDPARTDFRIVMVPEEMSVIESKRLRQQLDEFEIPVGTVVVNRVMEPLSNVTADVEGEFLQPNLDDCEFCQRRWNVQQSALSEAQDLFRGTDVRRVPLFADEVRGEGMLEVVAACLR is encoded by the coding sequence ATGAGCGGGATCGACGTCGAGCCGGTCGATGCGGAAGACGAGGCGGCGACCGAGACCAACGGCGGCGCGGAACGGATCGAGGTGACGCCGACCGATTCGGTCGACCAGGAAGGGACCGGGCGACGAGAGACCATCGACGTGCAGCCATCCGAGGAGCCGATCGACGGGCCCGATTACGTACTCTACGGTGGGAAAGGCGGCGTCGGGAAGACGACGATGGCCGCAGCGACCGCGCTGGACAGCGCCCGCGGTGGCACCCGGACGCTCGTCGTCTCGACCGACCCCGCCCACTCCCTGTCGGATACGTTCGAGACGGACGTCCCCGCGCGACCCGACCGGATCCGCGACGATATCCCGCTCTTCGCGGCCGAAATCGACCCCGACGCCGCACTCGAGGAGGGACAGGCCGCCTTTCTCGGCGGTTCCGCCGGCGAAAGCGCCGACGGCCCCCTCGACGGTGACGCCGCGGACGCCCCCCTCGGTGGATTGGGCGAACTGCTCGGCGACGAATCGCCGATGGACGCGCTCTTCGGCGGTGCGATGCCCGGTGCAGACGAGGCCGCCGCGATGCAACTCTTGCTCGAGTACATGGACGACGAACGGTTCGAGCGCGTGATCGTCGACACGGCACCCACCGGACACACCCTTCGACTGTTGCAGCTTCCGGAGATCATGGACACAATGATGGGCCGACTCGTGCAATTCCGCCAGCGCATCAGCGGGATGATCGACGGGGTCAAAGGGATGTTCGGCGGGGCCGAGGTTCCGGAGGACGGCGGAGACGTAGCGGACTTACAGGAACTGCGCGAGCGCATCGAGCGCCTGCGGGCCGCGCTGCGTGATCCGGCGCGAACGGACTTTCGAATCGTCATGGTCCCCGAGGAGATGAGCGTCATCGAATCGAAACGGCTCCGTCAGCAACTCGATGAGTTCGAGATTCCGGTCGGAACCGTCGTCGTCAATCGAGTGATGGAACCGCTGTCGAACGTGACGGCGGACGTCGAAGGCGAGTTCCTGCAACCGAACCTCGACGATTGCGAGTTTTGCCAGCGGCGCTGGAACGTCCAGCAGTCGGCACTGTCCGAAGCGCAGGATCTCTTTCGGGGGACCGACGTGCGCCGCGTCCCCCTGTTCGCCGACGAAGTTCGGGGAGAAGGCATGCTCGAGGTCGTCGCGGCCTGCCTGCGGTAG
- a CDS encoding DUF6735 family protein, whose translation MGHRALVAYRRSDRLYDLRYSHWGGESLSFADRISADTPYADGAIERDVLTDSITRDRILTDYLDPCVHEALYLVTPAAEYAVDSFRVCWLEWAGGWDSGRGAVVAVEPADDRALRVWFRSTKTALADVVEMGALSRRAARAYLEARICDDLDAAVYTYDDVPATDPDRTSASMADRWFETGKRDREDQTCGPDAADSNPEPDALDETDATDATDGTDRIDDEDWPG comes from the coding sequence ATGGGACATAGGGCGCTGGTCGCCTACCGGCGATCGGATCGGCTCTACGACCTCCGGTACAGTCACTGGGGGGGCGAGTCCCTGTCGTTCGCCGATCGGATATCCGCTGACACTCCCTACGCCGATGGCGCGATCGAACGCGACGTCCTGACGGACTCCATCACGCGCGATCGGATTCTAACGGACTATCTCGATCCCTGCGTTCACGAGGCGCTGTATCTCGTCACACCGGCGGCCGAGTACGCGGTCGACTCCTTTCGAGTCTGCTGGCTCGAGTGGGCCGGTGGATGGGACAGCGGTCGGGGCGCCGTCGTCGCGGTCGAACCCGCCGATGACCGGGCGCTCAGGGTCTGGTTTCGATCGACCAAGACGGCACTGGCAGACGTCGTCGAGATGGGCGCACTCTCGCGGCGAGCGGCACGGGCCTATCTCGAGGCCCGAATCTGCGACGATCTGGACGCCGCGGTTTACACCTACGACGACGTGCCGGCGACCGATCCCGACCGGACGTCCGCGTCGATGGCCGACCGCTGGTTCGAGACCGGAAAGCGCGATCGCGAGGATCAGACGTGCGGGCCGGACGCGGCCGATAGCAACCCGGAGCCAGATGCGCTGGACGAGACGGACGCGACCGACGCGACCGACGGCACGGACCGGATCGACGACGAGGACTGGCCCGGTTGA
- a CDS encoding MutS-related protein, with translation MRLEEYWGVGPKTRETLVDELGREQAIRAIESGDVRTLSDAGLARGRATRILRRATGGAGMDVLATSDARSAYKELLDLAVGHAVTQRAADRIRVLTPLADRDAMENRLEDVLAARDAWADLSDDDRTAVLDAYDRYDERDGSEHAAVEAALALLEAGVDSGPFAVIADLDGGRLAEAAEALAALDGSRVREGADEELDRLRDALGAVEDMDANALALIEDLRSEGIRDVEGFRQSFEDHLLNETAVTIDQVRDAMPTEATDATDFVGATLRTLRGDLTAAIDEREEAVADEFRNTLDDAREGVERAVEAVDDIALHLSLARFALEYDCSRPTFVDGGAATVSVVEARNLTLAARDDESVQSITYALGEHDISSVPAGVDSVPDDERVAVLTGANSGGKTTLLETLCQVVLLATMGLPVPADRAEVAPVDSLVFHRRHASFNAGVLESTLRSIVPPLSTDGRTLMLVDEFEAITEPGSAADLLHGLVTLSVDRDALGVFVTHLADDLEPLPPEARVDGIFAEGLSPDLELLVDYQPRFGTVGRSTPEFIVSRLVANATDRSERVGFETLAEAVGDEVVQRTLADARWASGE, from the coding sequence ATGCGACTCGAGGAGTACTGGGGAGTCGGCCCGAAGACGCGCGAGACGCTGGTCGACGAACTGGGAAGGGAACAGGCGATCCGGGCGATCGAAAGCGGGGACGTGCGGACGCTTTCCGATGCCGGCCTCGCCCGCGGCCGGGCGACGCGAATCCTCCGCCGGGCGACAGGCGGGGCGGGAATGGATGTTCTGGCGACCAGTGACGCCCGGTCTGCGTACAAGGAGCTACTCGACCTCGCCGTCGGCCACGCCGTCACCCAACGTGCGGCAGATCGGATTCGAGTGCTCACGCCGCTTGCCGACCGCGACGCGATGGAGAACCGACTCGAGGACGTCCTCGCGGCCCGCGACGCCTGGGCCGATCTTTCCGACGACGATCGCACCGCCGTCCTCGACGCCTACGATCGCTACGACGAGCGTGACGGCAGCGAACACGCCGCCGTCGAGGCCGCACTGGCATTGCTCGAGGCGGGGGTCGACTCCGGACCGTTCGCCGTCATCGCCGACCTCGACGGCGGCCGGCTGGCCGAGGCCGCGGAGGCCCTGGCCGCACTCGACGGGAGCCGGGTACGCGAGGGCGCGGACGAAGAACTCGATCGATTGCGTGACGCACTGGGTGCGGTCGAGGACATGGACGCGAACGCGCTCGCGTTGATCGAAGACCTCCGTTCGGAGGGGATCCGCGACGTCGAGGGATTCCGCCAGTCGTTCGAGGATCACCTCCTGAACGAGACGGCCGTGACGATCGATCAGGTTCGAGACGCGATGCCGACCGAAGCGACTGACGCGACGGATTTCGTCGGCGCAACGTTACGGACGCTCCGGGGCGACCTTACCGCGGCTATCGACGAGCGGGAGGAAGCCGTCGCGGACGAGTTTCGGAACACGCTCGATGATGCTCGCGAGGGCGTCGAGCGGGCCGTCGAGGCGGTCGACGACATCGCGCTGCATCTCTCGCTCGCGCGCTTCGCGCTCGAGTACGACTGTTCGCGTCCCACGTTCGTCGACGGCGGGGCGGCCACCGTCTCCGTCGTCGAGGCGCGGAATCTCACGCTCGCCGCGCGCGACGACGAGAGCGTCCAGTCGATCACGTACGCGCTCGGTGAACACGACATCTCGAGCGTCCCCGCCGGCGTCGACTCCGTCCCCGACGACGAGCGCGTCGCCGTCCTGACGGGCGCGAACAGCGGCGGGAAGACGACCCTGCTCGAGACGCTGTGTCAGGTCGTCCTGCTGGCGACGATGGGGTTGCCGGTCCCGGCCGACCGCGCCGAGGTGGCGCCGGTCGACTCCCTGGTCTTTCACAGACGGCACGCGAGCTTCAACGCCGGCGTCCTCGAGTCGACGCTGCGTTCCATCGTTCCGCCGCTCTCGACGGACGGGCGTACGCTGATGCTGGTCGACGAGTTCGAGGCGATCACGGAGCCGGGTAGCGCCGCGGATCTGCTTCACGGCCTCGTCACGCTGTCGGTCGATCGCGACGCGCTCGGCGTCTTCGTCACTCACCTCGCCGACGATCTCGAGCCCCTGCCGCCCGAGGCGCGGGTCGACGGCATCTTCGCCGAAGGGCTGAGTCCCGACCTCGAGTTACTCGTCGACTACCAGCCTCGATTCGGGACGGTCGGGCGTTCGACGCCCGAATTTATCGTCTCTCGGCTGGTCGCGAACGCGACCGACCGGAGCGAACGGGTCGGCTTCGAAACGCTGGCGGAAGCCGTCGGCGACGAGGTCGTACAGCGCACGCTCGCGGACGCACGATGGGCCTCCGGCGAGTAA
- the purF gene encoding amidophosphoribosyltransferase gives MTEKCGVVGVSLDGRDAARPLYYALYALQHRGQESAGIVTHDGFQQHSHVEMGLVGDAFGEGDLDTLNGSAGIGHVRYPTAGSVDSSCAQPFSVSFKSGSLGLSHNGNLVNADEIRDELAAAGHAFTSDGDTEVIAHDLARNLLEEDLVRAVKRTMGRIHGSYSLTISHDDTILGVRDPQGNRPLCIGELEDGYILASESAAIDTLDGELVRDVRPGELVVLQDGGQGFDTYQLVEQEHTAHCFFEHVYFARPDSVIDGTLVYEARRELGRRLWEESGVETDVVMPVPDSGRAFASGYADAASETTADGEPRAGDDEGVEFAEGLMKNRYVGRTFIMPTQDERERAVRLKLNPIKSTIEGKTVTVIDDSIVRGTTSTQLVQLLKDCGAKEVHVRIGAPAIVAPCYMGIDMATREELIASDKSTDEIRSEIAADSLAYLSTDAVADVLEQERIDLCLGCVTGEYPYDIEGEETDRDVHCPDLGGQPMHADD, from the coding sequence ATGACCGAAAAGTGCGGCGTCGTCGGCGTCTCACTCGACGGTCGGGACGCGGCACGACCGTTGTACTACGCGCTCTACGCACTCCAGCATCGGGGGCAGGAATCGGCGGGTATCGTGACCCACGACGGGTTCCAGCAGCACAGTCACGTCGAGATGGGGCTCGTGGGAGACGCGTTCGGTGAGGGCGACCTCGACACGCTCAACGGGTCGGCGGGGATCGGCCACGTGCGCTATCCGACGGCCGGGTCCGTCGATTCGTCCTGTGCGCAGCCCTTCTCCGTCTCGTTCAAGAGCGGTTCGCTCGGCCTCTCACACAACGGCAACCTCGTCAACGCCGACGAGATCCGCGACGAACTCGCCGCCGCGGGCCACGCCTTCACCAGCGACGGCGACACGGAGGTCATCGCCCACGACCTCGCGCGGAATCTCCTGGAGGAGGATCTGGTCCGAGCCGTCAAACGCACCATGGGTCGGATCCACGGGTCGTACTCGCTGACGATCAGCCACGACGATACGATCCTCGGCGTGCGGGATCCACAGGGCAATCGGCCGCTTTGCATCGGGGAACTCGAGGACGGCTACATTCTGGCCTCGGAGTCGGCGGCGATAGACACCCTCGACGGGGAACTCGTCCGCGACGTGCGACCGGGCGAACTGGTCGTCCTCCAGGACGGTGGGCAGGGATTCGACACGTACCAGCTCGTCGAACAGGAGCACACGGCCCACTGCTTTTTCGAACACGTCTACTTCGCGCGGCCCGACAGCGTCATCGACGGGACGCTCGTCTACGAGGCCCGGCGCGAACTCGGCCGCAGGCTCTGGGAGGAAAGCGGCGTCGAGACGGACGTCGTGATGCCGGTCCCCGACTCCGGGCGCGCGTTCGCCTCGGGGTATGCCGACGCCGCGAGCGAGACGACCGCCGACGGCGAACCCCGAGCCGGGGACGACGAGGGCGTCGAGTTCGCCGAGGGGCTGATGAAGAACCGGTACGTCGGCCGGACGTTCATCATGCCGACCCAGGACGAGCGCGAGCGAGCGGTTCGGCTCAAACTGAATCCGATCAAGTCGACCATCGAAGGGAAAACCGTCACCGTGATCGACGACAGCATCGTCCGCGGGACGACCTCGACCCAACTCGTCCAGTTGCTCAAAGATTGCGGTGCGAAGGAGGTTCACGTCAGAATCGGCGCGCCCGCCATCGTCGCCCCCTGTTACATGGGAATCGACATGGCGACCCGCGAGGAGCTGATCGCCTCGGACAAATCGACCGACGAAATCCGTAGCGAAATCGCCGCCGACAGTCTCGCGTACCTCTCGACCGACGCCGTCGCCGACGTCCTAGAGCAGGAACGCATCGACCTCTGTCTCGGTTGTGTGACCGGCGAGTACCCCTACGACATCGAGGGCGAGGAGACCGACCGCGACGTCCACTGTCCCGACCTCGGCGGGCAACCGATGCACGCGGACGACTAA
- a CDS encoding pyridoxal phosphate-dependent aminotransferase, producing MNYETPLFFRVMEYANAADRDVIDMVSGNPDWDPPAALREGLREYADLEPDRFQYPPSEGVLELREEIAARRGVDPEQVVVTNGGGEANYLAMARALERDSGTEILLTDPVYPYYPGKTTMLGGTQTFVGTSADGQLDPSAVRDAASAETAAIVVNTPNNPTGAVYPEGTMRELVAVAEAHDALLISDEVYDHYDLSNRFASALTVDSDHRIVTNAFSKSMAVTGLRVGYAIFPPDLVEAAKSRHMLVNVATTRPGQYAVLNALRETPTEYYERNRRRLRERVVTFTDALDASGAEYTSPNGSFYVLARFDGFPGTLENVMRLIDDAGVAGMPGEAFGESKTAWVRFALVTPRVEEAAARLTEYFE from the coding sequence ATGAACTACGAAACGCCGCTGTTCTTCCGGGTGATGGAGTACGCGAACGCGGCGGACCGCGACGTCATCGACATGGTCAGCGGCAACCCCGACTGGGACCCCCCGGCGGCGCTCCGCGAGGGCCTCCGGGAGTACGCCGACCTCGAGCCGGATCGGTTTCAGTATCCGCCCAGCGAGGGCGTACTCGAACTTCGCGAGGAGATCGCGGCACGCCGCGGCGTAGACCCCGAGCAGGTCGTCGTCACGAACGGAGGAGGCGAGGCGAATTACCTCGCGATGGCCCGGGCGCTCGAGCGCGACAGCGGGACCGAGATACTGCTGACGGATCCCGTGTACCCCTACTATCCCGGAAAGACGACGATGCTCGGCGGAACGCAGACGTTCGTCGGGACGTCGGCCGACGGACAACTCGACCCGAGTGCCGTTCGCGACGCTGCAAGCGCCGAGACGGCAGCTATCGTGGTGAACACCCCGAACAATCCCACGGGTGCGGTCTATCCCGAAGGGACGATGCGGGAACTGGTCGCGGTCGCCGAAGCGCACGATGCGCTCCTGATCAGCGACGAGGTGTACGACCACTACGACCTTTCGAACCGGTTCGCGAGCGCGCTCACTGTCGATTCCGATCACCGAATCGTCACCAACGCGTTTTCGAAGTCGATGGCGGTCACCGGGCTCCGAGTCGGATACGCGATCTTCCCGCCGGACCTCGTCGAGGCAGCCAAAAGCCGACACATGCTCGTCAACGTGGCGACCACCAGGCCCGGTCAGTACGCTGTTCTAAACGCCCTCCGTGAGACGCCGACCGAATACTACGAGCGCAATCGGCGCCGACTCCGCGAACGGGTCGTCACGTTCACCGACGCGCTCGACGCGTCGGGGGCGGAGTACACCAGCCCGAACGGATCGTTCTACGTACTAGCTCGATTCGACGGCTTCCCGGGGACGCTCGAGAACGTGATGCGGCTGATCGACGACGCCGGCGTCGCGGGGATGCCCGGCGAGGCATTCGGCGAGTCGAAAACGGCGTGGGTACGGTTCGCGCTCGTCACCCCGCGGGTCGAAGAAGCCGCAGCGCGGCTGACAGAGTACTTCGAGTGA